A stretch of DNA from Natrinema salaciae:
TCCACGCGAACCGCGATGGCGAACGGTTTCTCGCCCGCGGCCTCGCGCCAGTCCGCGAGGTAGCTCTCGAGCGTGCGCTCCGGGAGGTGATAGAACAACCAGCCGTCGCCGTGCTCGGCGATCCACTCGTGGGACTGGCGGGCGTGGCCGGTCGGGAGCAGCGGGAGCGTCTCGGTCGTCGGCGTCGGCACCACGTCGAGGTCGCCGTCGAGACGACCCCACTGTCCTTCGAGTTCCGGGAAGTCGTCCCGCCAGACCGTCCGGAGAGCCGCGACGTGTTCGCGGAACAGCGCGCCGCGTTCCTCGCGGTCGACGTCGAAGGCCGGATACTCGGGGTCGCGGTCGCCGGAGGCGACGCCGAGGACGAGCCGGCCGTCCGAAAGCCGGTCGACCGTCGCCGCGGCTTTCGCGACGTGGAGCGGATGCCGGAGCGTGAGGACGATACTCGAGGTGCCAAGCGCGATGTCGTCGGTGTGGGCGGCGACGTGCGAGAGCCACGGCCAGGTGTCGAACGTCTGGCCGGCGTCGCCGAACTTCGGCCAGTAGGTCGGCACGTCCCGCGCCCAGAGGCCGTCGAACCCGACTGCTTCGGCGTGAGCCGCGAGCCGCAGTTCGTCGTCGATGGACGGCGTCGACCGGTTCGTCCCCGTCAGCGGGAAGCCGGTACCGAACGTCATCCCGTCGCCCGAAAACAGTCGCCGGTATCCGGCGTTCTCGTGTCCGTCGGCCATTCGGTCGTGCTATCGGGCGCTCGGCCATGACGGTGACGATGTCGGGTCGCCGCTCGCCGCCCGTTCGCCTCGGAGCCGTCGCTCGTCGACGATCGAAAAGACGGAAAATTCGGATCGAGAGTCGGCGGCCGAGTCGACGATCGAAAAGACGGAAAATTCGGATCGAGAGTCGGCGGCCGNNNNNNNNNNNNNNNNNNNNNNNNNNNNNNNNNNNNNNNNNNNNNNNNNNNNNNNNNNNNNNNNNNNNNNNNNNNTCGAAAAGACGGAAAATTCGGATCGAGAGTCGGCGGCCGAGTCGTCGCTCGAGCCGATCAGTCGTCGGCGGGCGTCGCGCCGCTGCCGCCTTCGGCCTGCTCTTTCGTCCACGAGAGCTTGCCGCCGGCCGCGAGGATTGCGCGCTCGCGCTCGGAGGCGTCCAGCGTCGCCGTGTACTCGTCCTCGCCGTTGATGCGGACGGTAAACTCCTCCTGTCCGCTGGTGACGGCGTCGTAGACGTTGTCGACGATCTCGACGTCGTCGCCCTGGTCGATGTTCTCGTAAGTGTCCTCGTCGATCGTCAGCGGGACGATCCCGAAGTTGAAGAGGTTCGCGCGGTGGATGCGCGCGAAACTCTGTGCGAGGACGCCCTCGATACCGAGGTACATCGGGCAGAGGGCGGCGTGTTCTCGCGAGGAGCCCTGACCGTAGTTCTCGCCGGCGACGAGGAAGCCGCCGTCGGCCTCGAGCGCGCGGTCGGCGAAGGTCTCGTCGACGCGCGAGAGGGTGAACTCGCTGAGTTTGGGGACGTTCGACCGGTACATCAGGATGTCCTGGGTCGCCGGGATGATGTGGTCGGTCGTGATGTTGTCCTCCATCTTCAGGAGTGCCTCACCCTGAATGTCGGTGCCGAGCTGGTCTTTCAGTGGGACGTCGCCGATGTTCGGTCCCTTGATGAGTTCGTCGTCGACGGCCTCGTCGGGAGCGATGAGGTCCGTCTTGGAGCCGTCGTACTCGTCGGGGAGCTCGACGCCGGGGGCCTCGAGGTCGCCGAGTTCCTCGGCGAGATTTCGGGGGTCGACGATTTCGCCCTTGAGCGAGGCCGCGGCCGCGACCTCCGGCGAGCAGAGGTAGACGTTGTCGTCTTCGATGCCCGAGCGGCCCTCGAAGTTGCGGTTGAAGGTCCGCAGGGAGACGGAGT
This window harbors:
- a CDS encoding LLM class oxidoreductase, which translates into the protein MADGHENAGYRRLFSGDGMTFGTGFPLTGTNRSTPSIDDELRLAAHAEAVGFDGLWARDVPTYWPKFGDAGQTFDTWPWLSHVAAHTDDIALGTSSIVLTLRHPLHVAKAAATVDRLSDGRLVLGVASGDRDPEYPAFDVDREERGALFREHVAALRTVWRDDFPELEGQWGRLDGDLDVVPTPTTETLPLLPTGHARQSHEWIAEHGDGWLFYHLPERTLESYLADWREAAGEKPFAIAVRVELADDPTADPEPLHLGFHAGIEWFREYFTRLEEYGVDHAIVGIRNDDREAALSTFADEIIDRL